CACCGACGAGCTGGTCGTCGCCACCGCGACCGCCGGCATGGACGCCGTGGTGCACCTCGCCGCGAAGGTGTCGGTGACCGGCCCGCTGGCCGAGTTCGAGGCCGTGAACGTGGGCGGCACGATCGGCTTGCTCGCCGCCGCCCGCCGCGCCGGCGTGCACCGCTTCGTGCAGGTGTCATCGCCGTCGGTCGCGCACGGCGGTCACGCCATCATGGGCGACCCGGCGCTGCCCGCCGACCCGAAGCACGCCCGTGGCAACTACGCGCGCACCAAGGGGCAGGCCGAGTTGATCGCGTTGGCGACGGATGCCGCGGACTTCCGGGTCGTCGCGGTGCGACCGCACCTGATTTGGGGGCCGGGCGACACCCAGCTGATCGGCCGGATCGTGGATCGCGCCCGCCGTGGCCGGCTGCCGCTGCTCGACTCCGGCGCGGCCCTGATCGACACCACATACCGCGACAACGCGACATCCGCCATCATCGCCGCGTTCGAGCACGCCG
This Salinibacterium sp. ZJ450 DNA region includes the following protein-coding sequences:
- a CDS encoding NAD(P)-dependent oxidoreductase — translated: MRVLVTGASGALGRDVAAGLLAAGHQVRTLQRRPSRVAGAEDLLGSVTDELVVATATAGMDAVVHLAAKVSVTGPLAEFEAVNVGGTIGLLAAARRAGVHRFVQVSSPSVAHGGHAIMGDPALPADPKHARGNYARTKGQAELIALATDAADFRVVAVRPHLIWGPGDTQLIGRIVDRARRGRLPLLDSGAALIDTTYRDNATSAIIAAFEHADTAHGRAWVVTNGEPRTIAELFDGICRAAGVRPPRWRVPGRLARVAGAAVEAVWAVRPGVDEPPMTRFLAEQLSTAHWFDQRATREALHWAPTVSLDEGLARLAASYRG